A window of the Brevinematia bacterium genome harbors these coding sequences:
- a CDS encoding metal-sulfur cluster assembly factor, giving the protein MSKEEVLQMLKSVYDPEIGIDIVNLGLIYRVDISEDGKGIEVDMTLTSLGCPLGPFLMNAVEEILKSKFEKVKLNLVFEPPWTPEKISDEGKQALGIL; this is encoded by the coding sequence ATGTCAAAAGAAGAGGTTTTGCAAATGCTCAAATCAGTTTATGACCCAGAGATAGGTATTGATATTGTAAATTTAGGTCTTATATATAGGGTGGATATAAGTGAGGATGGTAAAGGCATTGAGGTTGATATGACACTTACCTCCCTAGGGTGTCCGTTAGGACCTTTTCTTATGAATGCGGTTGAGGAAATACTAAAATCTAAGTTTGAGAAAGTGAAATTGAACCTTGTGTTTGAACCACCTTGGACACCAGAGAAAATTTCGGATGAAGGAAAACAGGCTTTGGGAATCCTCTAA